From the genome of Vicinamibacterales bacterium:
ATGATCCGGACCGCGAGCGAGCCCATCAGCTACCTCCTCATGGCGATCGCCGTGCTGGGCGCCTGGCGGCTGGCCGGCACGCGGGCGGCGCTCGTCGTGGCGGGCGCCATCCTCGTGGAGCAGACGTTCGGCGAGATGTCGAAGGGCATCTTCGGCCGCCCGCGTCCGTCGCGCACGCTCGTCGCGGTGATGGGGAACCCGTCCGGCCTGTCGTTTCCGTCCACGTTCATGACGCTGTACTCGGTCACGGTGGGCTCGCTCGTGGTCCTGGCCTGGCGCCTCAAGCGCAGCCCGGTGCGGACGGCCGTGATCGTGGCGGGCGTGGGCGTCCTCGCGCTTGCCGGCTGCGCGCGCATCGTACCGGGCGCGCACTGGCCGAGCGACGTCGTCGGCACCGTGGCGATCTGCCTCAGCTGGATCGCGGTGGCGTTCGCGGCGGCGGGCGTGCCCTGACGGGACCGCGCGGCCACGCAGCTGCGCCGGCTACACCATCTCTGGAGTGCCGCCCCTGGCGAACGGCGTGAGCAGCGTCTCGATGGTGGCGTGCACGGGCGTGGGGACACCGACCTCGCGTCCCAGCCGGACCACCGCGCCGCTCAGCCACGGCAGTTCCAGCGGCCGCCCGCGCTCCAGGTCCTCCAGCATCGACGACTTGGCCTGCGGCGGCATGGCCCGATACATCGCGTAGACCTCGTCGCGGATGTCCTGGCCGAGCGCCACGCCCGTCGCGCGCCCGACGGCCAGCGATTCCTCCACGGCCGCCTCGATCATGTGCATCAGGGCCGGGTGCGCGCGCAGGACGCCGAGCGGCGACCGCGTGACGGCCGTCATCGCGCTGAAGACGGACAGCCGCGCGAACTTCGACCACAGGTCGCGGCGGATGTCGGGGCTGGCCGTGAACGCGAAGCCGGCGCCGGCCACGGCGTCCTTCAGCGCCAGGAGGCGCGGCGACATCGCGCCGTCCAGCTCACCGACGATCAGGGCATCGAGCGCGGTGTGCCGGATGACGCCGGGCTCGCTGATGACGGCGGCCACGTAGGCCACGCCGCCGGCCACGTGGGCGGCGCCGACGTGCCGGGCGACCAT
Proteins encoded in this window:
- a CDS encoding phosphatase PAP2 family protein, translated to MTTRQLARVALLVTIVVGAQARFLPYLPGDVAVERLIQTLSPGTGWVAPMIRTASEPISYLLMAIAVLGAWRLAGTRAALVVAGAILVEQTFGEMSKGIFGRPRPSRTLVAVMGNPSGLSFPSTFMTLYSVTVGSLVVLAWRLKRSPVRTAVIVAGVGVLALAGCARIVPGAHWPSDVVGTVAICLSWIAVAFAAAGVP
- a CDS encoding 2-dehydropantoate 2-reductase; translated protein: MDTAASHLRPLVGPSTMVVTLQNGVEAPDMVARHVGAAHVAGGVAYVAAVISEPGVIRHTALDALIVGELDGAMSPRLLALKDAVAGAGFAFTASPDIRRDLWSKFARLSVFSAMTAVTRSPLGVLRAHPALMHMIEAAVEESLAVGRATGVALGQDIRDEVYAMYRAMPPQAKSSMLEDLERGRPLELPWLSGAVVRLGREVGVPTPVHATIETLLTPFARGGTPEMV